The nucleotide window TTCCACTGTGGTTTATCGCCCGCGGCGGCCTAATTTGCAACGCCAATATAGGTGCGGATTCTAAAAAGAGTTTGAAAATACATGACAAACAAAAATGCCGCAGGCGAAAAACACCTGCGGCATTCGTCATTTTTACCAATGCCATAAAGGCATGGATATCGACTTATTCGTCGTCGCGAGCCTTGAGGGCAGCACCAAGGATGTCGCCGAGGGAAGCGCCAGCATCGGAAGAACCGAACTGTGCAATAGCCTCTTTCTCTTCTGCAACTTCAAGAGCCTTGATGGAGACGCCCAGCTTGCGGTTTTTCTTGTCGAACTGGGTAACGCGAGCGTCAACCGTTTCACCAACCTGGAAACGGTCAGTGCGCTGGTCAGCGCGATCACGGGCCAAGTCTGCACGACGAATGAAGGAGGTCATGTCAGAGCCAACAACCTTGACTTCCAGACCGTTCTCTTTCACTTCGGTGATTTCGCAAGATACGATCGCGCCGCGTTTCAGTTCGCCAGAGGCGTCTTCGAACGGATCGGATTCAAGCTGCTTGATACCGAGGGAAATACGTTCCTTCTCGACATCCACATCCAGGATGACAGCCTTGACAACGTCGCCCTTGTTGAACTCTTCCAGAACCTGTTCGCCAGGACGGTTCCAGTCCAGATCGCTGAGGTGAACCATGCCGTCGACTTCGCCTTCCAGACCGATGAAGAGACCGAATTCGGTCTTGTTCTTCACTTCGCCTTCTACGACGGTGCCTGCCGGATGGGTCTCTGCAAAGACAGCCCAAGGGTTGTCGAGGGTCTGTTTCAGGCCCAGTGACACGCGGCGTTTTACAGGATCGACTTCCAGGATCATCACTTCTACTTCCTGAGAGGTAGAAACGATCTTGCCCGGATGGACGTTCTTTTTGGTCCAGGACATTTCGGAAACGTGGATCAGGCCTTCGATGCCCGGTTCCAGTTCGAGGAATGCGCCGTAATCGGTGATGTTGGTCACGCGACCGGTGAACTTGGAACCAACCGGATAACGCTGTTCGATTTCAGACCATGGATCAACTTCAAGCTGCTTCATGCCCAGAGAAATACGATGTGTTTCCTGGTTGACGCGAACGATCTGAACCTTGACGGTCTGGCCGATGGACAGCACTTCGCTCGGGTGGTTGATACGACGCCATGCAATGTCGGTGACATGCAACAAACCGTCGATACCGCCCAGATCCACGAATGCGCCGTAATCGGTGATGTTCTTGACAACACCCTCGACGGTCTGGCCTTCCTTGAGGTTCTGAACCAGTTCAGTGCGCAGTTCTGCGCGGGTTTCTTCCAGAATGACGCGGCGGGAAACAACGATGTTGCCACGACGCTTGTCCATTTTCAGGATCTGGAAAGGCTGTGGGGTGTGCATCAGAGGGGTCACGTCGCGAACCGGACGGATATCCACCTGAGAGCGAGGCAAGAAGGCAACGGCGCCGTCCAGATCCACGGTGAAGCCACCCTTGACCTGGTTGAAGATGGTGCCAGTAACTTTTTCTTCTGCTTCGAAGGCTTTTTCGAGCTTGCCCCAGCTTTCTTCGCGGCGGGCCTTGTCACGAGACAGAACAGCTTCGCCCATCGCATTTTCGATACGCTCGAGGTAGACTTCAACCTCGGAGCCAATCTCAAGACCACCGTCTTTTGCCTGCGCACCAAACTCCTTCAGTGCGACGCGGCCTTCAACTTTCAAGCCAACATCGATGATTGCCATGTCTTTTTCGATGCCGACGACGGTCCCTTTGATAACCGCACCTTCATGAGGTGAGGTTTCGCTAAAGGACTCGTCGAGAAGGGCGGCAAAATCTTCCATGGACGGATTAAGATCGCTCATAAAAACTCCTAAATAACCCCGTTTTCGGGGCCCTTCGCGCCAATTGGTTCGTGTTTCACCATGCTCTCTTCCCGACCATGTCCAACTTAAGGACAAGTCCATCCTTTGTGGTAAAGGAGTGGTCCGGCGCGTATGCGGTCGGTAGGGAGCGCAATTTTAAAGGCATTCCGCAAGGATGCCCGTCGAGATCAGAAAACAGGAAAATACCGGAAAGCAAAATCCGCCTGAAACATCCCCCAACGTAACAGACTGAAAGACATAAGAAATAACCGGAACTATGCAAGTGTGCGCATAGCAAAAAGGGCAACAATCAGAGACTGATTGCCACTCCTTTATTTATTCTGGCTTTCCTCAACAATCCTAACAGCTTGCTGGAATGCGCCTTCTATATCCAATTTTGTTGTATCAAGCAAGTGGGCATCTGCCGCAGGCACAAGCGGCGCAACCGCGCGGGTCTGATCCCGTTCGTCCCGCTTTTTCACATCTTCCAGGATCTGGACGTAGTCTGCCGCCTGGCCTTTGGCAATGATTTCATCGGTTCGGCGCCGGGCGCGCACGTCAGCACTGGCGGTCACGAACAGCTTGACGTCGGCATCCGGACAGACGACCGTGCCGATATCGCGACCATCCAGAATGGCCCCACCCGGACGATTGGCAAACGCCCGCTGCGCCTCCAGAAGGGCCTGCCGGACGCGCGGCATCACAGCCACTTTCGAGGCGGCCTCGCCAATGGCATGGGCAGACAGGACTGAGCGGTCAAGAGCAGCCAGATCAAGGGTGCGCGCGGCCGCCTCGGCCAGTATCTCATCATCCAGCGGCTTGTCAGCGAGCAGCAGCGCATGGGCCACTGCGCGAAAAGTCAGCCCCGTATCAAGATACGGCAAGGCGAAGTGCTCGGCCAGTTTGCGCGACAAGGTGCCTTTGCCAGAGGCCGCTGGGCCATCAATTGCAATGATCATAGCTTGTCCATCCGGTTTGTGTTGCACATCCCGGACTTAAGGTTCCGGTCAGATCCCGGTTTTGCCAACGGGCCCGACCTTTGAGGAAACAGCGGCTTTGGGCTCATTGTGTCCTTCATCCGGAGCCAGGTCACAGGATTTGCGCTCAGCTTTACCAGAGTCGGGTGCCAACCAATAGGCCTCGTCATAGATTTTTACAGAGTTTATGAGACAGGCGATCCTTGTATCCAGAGGAGCCATTTTCGCGGGAGCACAATAGAAACCCTCAAGCAAGAAGCCGTTGTGATAGTCTGGGCTTTGAAACGCCGTGCAGAGCTTGCTGACCCCGCTATGCTTATAGCCAAAACTTGCCAGTGCCACGTCTCCAAGACCGGTCGAAATTTTGCGATCGGGTCCCCAGAAGGTCAGCCTGATTTTTCGGTTTTTGAATTCATTCAGTTTGGACACAGAGGCCCGCAAGCCATTCTTGCGCCCGCCAAGAGGACTTGGCAATGTGTATCCCAAGACAAATTGCTCGTCTTCATCGCCGATGGATCCATAGTGAATCCATGTTGCATCCCCATAGGAAGGCTCGTCGGAGATATAATTCCAGGTATAATT belongs to uncultured Cohaesibacter sp. and includes:
- the rpsA gene encoding 30S ribosomal protein S1, which produces MSDLNPSMEDFAALLDESFSETSPHEGAVIKGTVVGIEKDMAIIDVGLKVEGRVALKEFGAQAKDGGLEIGSEVEVYLERIENAMGEAVLSRDKARREESWGKLEKAFEAEEKVTGTIFNQVKGGFTVDLDGAVAFLPRSQVDIRPVRDVTPLMHTPQPFQILKMDKRRGNIVVSRRVILEETRAELRTELVQNLKEGQTVEGVVKNITDYGAFVDLGGIDGLLHVTDIAWRRINHPSEVLSIGQTVKVQIVRVNQETHRISLGMKQLEVDPWSEIEQRYPVGSKFTGRVTNITDYGAFLELEPGIEGLIHVSEMSWTKKNVHPGKIVSTSQEVEVMILEVDPVKRRVSLGLKQTLDNPWAVFAETHPAGTVVEGEVKNKTEFGLFIGLEGEVDGMVHLSDLDWNRPGEQVLEEFNKGDVVKAVILDVDVEKERISLGIKQLESDPFEDASGELKRGAIVSCEITEVKENGLEVKVVGSDMTSFIRRADLARDRADQRTDRFQVGETVDARVTQFDKKNRKLGVSIKALEVAEEKEAIAQFGSSDAGASLGDILGAALKARDDE
- the cmk gene encoding (d)CMP kinase is translated as MIIAIDGPAASGKGTLSRKLAEHFALPYLDTGLTFRAVAHALLLADKPLDDEILAEAAARTLDLAALDRSVLSAHAIGEAASKVAVMPRVRQALLEAQRAFANRPGGAILDGRDIGTVVCPDADVKLFVTASADVRARRRTDEIIAKGQAADYVQILEDVKKRDERDQTRAVAPLVPAADAHLLDTTKLDIEGAFQQAVRIVEESQNK